Proteins from a genomic interval of Pseudomonas paeninsulae:
- the dut gene encoding dUTP diphosphatase, whose amino-acid sequence MHALQAKILDPRLGSEFPLPQYATPGSAGLDLRAMLQQELILEPGQTVLIPTGLSIYIGDPGLAALILPRSGLGHKHGIVLGNLVGLIDSDYQGELMVSCWNRGQSAFSMAIGERIAQLILVPVVQAHFELVEQFDESQRGSGGFGHSGSH is encoded by the coding sequence ATGCACGCCTTACAAGCCAAAATCCTCGACCCGCGCCTGGGCAGCGAATTTCCCCTGCCGCAATACGCCACGCCCGGCTCCGCCGGCCTCGATCTGCGCGCCATGCTCCAGCAGGAGCTGATCCTCGAACCCGGGCAAACCGTGCTGATCCCCACCGGCCTGTCGATCTATATCGGCGACCCCGGTCTGGCGGCGCTGATCCTGCCGCGCTCGGGCCTTGGCCATAAGCACGGCATCGTCCTCGGCAACCTGGTCGGCCTGATCGACTCGGACTACCAGGGCGAACTGATGGTGTCCTGCTGGAACCGCGGCCAAAGCGCGTTCAGCATGGCCATCGGCGAGCGCATCGCCCAGCTGATCCTGGTACCGGTGGTGCAGGCGCACTTCGAGCTGGTCGAGCAGTTCGACGAAAGCCAGCGCGGCAGCGGCGGCTTTGGCCATTCCGGCAGTCACTGA